In Rhodamnia argentea isolate NSW1041297 chromosome 11, ASM2092103v1, whole genome shotgun sequence, one genomic interval encodes:
- the LOC125312930 gene encoding uncharacterized protein LOC125312930: MVPRWIEKLKKALEVLGCTDEEKVTLAVYQLEGTADDWWKATGGGVFLEGTALNRTAFTEAFNGKYSSETAQERKPIELQQLRRNQPTIDQYEAEFTKLSRYASRMVENPIDKAQRFRDGLRPNLRSQMIALNLRTYNKMYERGQMIKRDMKDRAASSGSPIMDNRQFGNRPMENNKRFVPPIGKNIGKPVHRSNWNCRLCGRKHGNGPCPNRTGVCFKCGQVGHQMRTRPSQASRPRFQGQRPQYGLPARAAPSNNQNRPPAQGRVYAVARKEAENAPGVVTGTVTLCDHATYALFNPEVSYSFVFARFAELAKMKLEPLGVVLHVTTPLKDKVLVSLGCSDCKIVIGGSEEIIDLAVLTMYDFDVIIGMDWLGRQGTVMDCGNGVIGFHSTDFPRFKFVGSPGGTSIPLISSLEATKLLDEGCQAYLAVVADSTIEEPKLEDLVVVREFPDVFPKELPGSPPEREIEFMIELAPGTEPISKAPYRMSLLELKELKLNQATVKNKYPLPRIYDLFDQLQGASVFSKLDIRTGYHQLRIKKEDIPKSAFRTRYGHYEFMAMPFGLTNAPAAFMDLMH; the protein is encoded by the exons ATGGTGCCTCGATGGATCGAGAAACTAAAGAAGGCTTTAGAAGTTCTAGGGTGCACGGATGAAGAAAAAGTGACCCTCGCGGTTTACCAACTAGAAGGTACCGccgatgattggtggaaggccaccggagGAGGAGTTTTTCTTGAGGGCACCGCCCTTAACAGGACCGCCTTCACCGAGGCGTTTAATGGAAAATACTCCTCGGAAACCGCTCAAGAACGGAAGCCGATAGAGTTGCAACAGCTTCGCCGGAACCAACCGACGATCGACCAGTATGAAGCGGAGTTTACGAAACTGTCAAGGTACGCGTCGAGAATGGTGGAGAATCCGATAGATAAAGCACAAAGGTTTCGAGATGGACTGAGGCCTAACCTTCGTAGCCAAATGATAGCACTAAACTTGAGGACCTACAACAAAATGTATGAACGAGGTCAAATGATCAAAAGGGACATGAAAGATAGGGCTGCCTCATCTGGATCTCCTATTATGGACAATCGACAATTTGGCAATAGGCCAATGGAAAATAACAAGCGCTTTGTCCCTCCAATCGGGAAGAATATTGGGAAGCCTGTTCATCGCTCCAACTGGAACTGTCGCCTGTGCGGGAGAAAGCAtggaaatggaccttgcccAAATAGGACGGGTGTATGCttcaagtgtggccaggtgggccATCAAATGAGAACCCGCCCGAGTCAAGCTTCGAGACCACGGTTTCAAGGACAACGACCCCAATATGGACTGCCAGCAAGAGCTGCTCCGTCGAATAACCAAAATAGGCCGCCAGCTCAAGGACGAGTCTATGCTGTGGCGCGTAAGGAGGCGGAAAATGCGCCCGGCGTGGTTACTGgtacggttacattatgcgATCATGCTACCTATGCATTGTTTAACCCCGAAGTATCGTATTCATTTGTGTTTGCACGGTTCGCCGAATTGGCTAAGATGAAATTGGAACCGTTGGGTGTAGTATTGCATGTTACCACCccattaaaggataaagtattggtttcACTAGGATGCTCGGATTGTAAGATAGTAATTGGTGGTAGTGAAGAAATAATAGACCTAGCTGTGTTGACCATGTATGACTTTGACGTTAttattgggatggattggttgggtagGCAAGGGACTGTTATGGATTGTGGGAACGGGGTGATCGGGTTTCACTCGACCGATTTCCCTAGATTCAAATTTGTAGGAAGTCCGGGAGGGACCTCGATCCCTTTAATCTCGTCATTGGAGGCGACTAAGTTGTTAGACGAGGGGTGCCAAGCCTATCTGGCTGTAGTAGCGGACTCAACAATCGAGGAACCAAAGTTGGAAGACTTAGTTGTGGTGCGCGAGTTTCCGGACGTCTTTCCTAAGGAGTTACCGGGATCGCCAcctgagagagagatagagttcATGATCGAACTAGCTCCTGGGACCGAGCCAATCTCGAAAGCACCCTATAGGATGTCCTTGTTGGAGTTAAAGGAATTAAAG TTGAATCAAGCCACTGTCAAGAATAAGTACCCGTTACCAAGGATATACGACTTGTTTGATCAGCTGCAAGGAGCATCCGTGTTCTCCAAACTAGACATAAGGACGGGTTACCACcagttgaggattaagaaggaggacataccgaagTCGGCTTTCCGGACAAGATATGGGCACTACGAGTTTATGGccatgccatttggattgactaatgccccAGCCGCCTTCATGGATTTAATGCATTGA